In a genomic window of Quercus lobata isolate SW786 chromosome 4, ValleyOak3.0 Primary Assembly, whole genome shotgun sequence:
- the LOC115984594 gene encoding putative disease resistance protein At3g14460, which produces MGGIGKTTLAQLVYNNKLVTECFDVKAWIFVSQEFDVRRIMREILEAITSSTVDTNNLDQLQLQVTKNLVGRKFLIVLDDVWNENYLDWDALRICFKSGADGSRLLVTTRNESVASILRTVTSYHLKKLTDGDCWTLFAKHAFGNKKSIASPELEIIGRNIVKKKCNGLPLAAKTFGGLLRLKLDPKEWVKILQSNIWNFSNRESKILPSLLSSYHYLPSHLKRCFAYCSIFPKNFKFQKEELVRLWMAEDLLLHPKGENLEEVGAEYFDALVSSSFFQRSHGKSSRYVMHELLNDLAKFVSGEFSFRMEDDNSYDMSEKTRYLSYHRTHFDANRKFEGFHRAKGLRTFLLSHLSLESGWLGNEVPLDSLLEMRSLRVLSLTHYWNLTVLPNSICNLKHLRYLNLSHTAIKVLPNSMCDLFNLQTLLLSCCHSLTKLPAKMGELVNLRHLDISGTNLIEMPPRIGKLKSLQTLSAFILGKNGDSGINELRKLRQLKGSLSVLKLENAVHYGDDLEANLNDKLQLNELLLKWGGHTVDTDDSKKDREILDQLQPHADLKKLTIINYGGTAFPCWLGHVSYNLVSINLRKCNYCLSLPPFGNLPSLKYLYITELNNVEFIDSEFYGPAASTSKPFGSLETLQLRKMLQLREWHHFRDNDGGAVAFPHLQHLYIQNCPNLTKGLPDGLFSLKTLVIDQCQQLRASLPSAPDIRELKLQKCHKVSFNELPPQVLKLTIGGYEGLASLPPILFPLSSGIADTLKSLHLERCGKLLFPMHQCYASLENLCIICSCDSLELFSLDLFPKLNHLDIQECQSLLSLAVSNQGLLQNLKSLQISNCSSFVSFPEEGLPAPNLTMFRVYKCNKLKALPKKMQTLLPSLATLILWHCPELNSLPEGGLPSSLNSLDICFCDKLTAGHTSWGLQGLPSLRSFCIRGEYENWNSFPDRGFLPSSLISLEIWNLQHLKSLVGDELQHLTALKKLGIGCCPNLQCMPEDGLPTSLSFIKVQKCPMLKNLCPKIKGIPLIKIDKEVISQGESLW; this is translated from the coding sequence ATGGGTGGTATTGGCAAAACCACCCTCGCTCAGCTTGTATACAACAACAAGTTAGTGACGGAGTGTTTTGATGTCAAAGCATGGATTTTCGTTTCTCAAGAATTTGATGTACGTAGGATTATGAGAGAGATTCTTGAGGCAATCACTTCCTCGACTGTTGATACTAACAACTTAGATCAACTCCAACTTCAGGTGACCAAAAATCTTGTCGGAAGGAAATTTCTGATTGTGTTGGATGATGTATGGAATGAAAACTACTTGGATTGGGATGCCTTACGGATTTGTTTTAAATCAGGGGCAGATGGAAGTAGGCTTCTTGTAACAACACGAAACGAAAGTGTTGCTTCAATTCTACGCACAGTCACATCGTATCATTTAAAGAAATTGACAGACGGGGATTGCTGGACGTTATTTGCAAAGCATGCATTTGGAAACAAAAAGTCTATCGCAAGCCCAGAGTTGGAAATAATTGGTAGGAATATAGTCAAGAAAAAGTGCAATGGCTTGCCTTTAGCTGCAAAAACATTTGGGGGTCTCTTGCGCTTGAAGTTGGATCCTAAGGAATGGGTTAAGATATTGCAGAGCAATATATGGAACTTTTCAAACCGTGAGAGCAAAATTCTCCCTTCTCTTCTATCAAGTTACCATTATCTTCCCTCACATCTAAAGCGATGTTTTGCTTATTGTTCAATATTTCctaaaaacttcaaatttcaaaaagaggAATTAGTGCGCCTCTGGATGGCAGAAGATTTGTTGCTGCACCCTAAAGGAGAGAATCTGGAAGAAGTAGGTGCAGAGTACTTTGATGCCCTGGTATCAAGTTCATTTTTTCAGCGTTCCCATGGCAAGAGTTCACGCTATGTTATGCATGAGCTTTTGAATGATTTAGCCAAATTTGTCTCTGGagaattttcttttagaatGGAGGATGATAATTCATACGACATGTCAGAAAAGACTCGTTATTTGTCTTATCATAGAACTCATTTTGATGCTAACAGGAAATTTGAAGGCTTTCATAGAGCTAAGGGTTTGCGAACCTTTCTACTATCACATTTGTCATTAGAATCAGGATGGTTAGGTAATGAAGTTCCACTTGATTCACTACTAGAAATGAGAAGCTTAAGGGTATTATCTCTAACTCATTATTGGAATTTGACAGTATTGCCAAACTCAATTTGCAATTTGAAACATTTAAGATATTTAAACCTCTCTCACACTGCAATCAAAGTATTACCAAACTCTATGTGTGATCTATTCAATTTGCAAACATTACTATTATCATGTTGTCATTCTCTCACTAAGTTGCCAGCCAAGATGGGAGAGCTAGTCAACTTGCGTCATCTTGATATAAGTGGAACAAACTTGATAGAGATGCCACCGCGTATTGGTAAATTGAAAAGTCTCCAAACATTAAGTGCTTTTATTTTGGGCAAGAATGGTGACTCTGGTATCAATGAGTTGAGGAAACTCCGACAACTTAAGGGAAGCCTTTCTGTTTTGAAGTTGGAAAATGCTGTCCATTATGGAGATGATTTGGAGGCCAATTTGAATGATAAATTGCAACTTAATGAATTATTGTTGAAATGGGGTGGGCATACCGTCGATACCGATGACTccaaaaaagatagagaaataTTAGACCAACTGCAACCTCATGCAGACCTGAAAAAGCTTACCATTATAAATTATGGTGGCACAGCATTTCCATGTTGGTTAGGACATGTATCCTACAATTTAGTATCTATAAACCTTCGGAAATGTAACTATTGCCTCTCCTTGCCACCATTTGGAAATTTGCCCTCTCTCAAGTACCTCTATATTACGGAATTAAATAATGTAGAGTTTATTGATTCTGAGTTTTATGGGCCTGCTGCATCTACTAGCAAGCCATTTGGATCACTAGAAACTTTGCAATTGAGGAAGATGTTGCAATTGCGGGAATGGCATCATTTTAGAGATAATGATGGAGGTGCAGTGGCTTTTCCTCATCTCCAACATCTTTATATTCAAAATTGTCCTAACCTGACCAAGGGTCTTCCTGAtggtcttttttctttaaaaacacTTGTGATTGATCAGTGTCAGCAGCTTAGGGCTTCACTTCCAAGTGCTCCAGACATCCGTGAATTGAAGTTACAAAAATGTCATAAGGTGTCGTTCAATGAATTACCACCTCAAGTGCTAAAGCTCACAATTGGTGGATATGAGGGCTTGGCGTCCTTACCACCTATCTTGTTTCCTCTTAGCAGTGGTATAGCTGATACATTAAAGTCTCTTCATCTTGAGCGTTGTGGGAAATTGTTGTTTCCAATGCACCAGTGCTATGCATCCCTTGAGAATTTGTGCATAATATGTAGTTGTGATTCTCTAGAGTTATTTTCATTAGACTTATTCCCAAAGCTGAATCACCTTGATATCCAGGAATGTCAGAGTCTTCTGTCCCTTGCAGTTTCAAATCAAGGACTGCTTCAAAATCTCAAATCTTTACAAATCAGTAACTGTTcgagttttgtttcttttcccGAAGAGGGACTGCCTGCCCCCAACCTGACCATGTTTCGCGTTTATAAATGTAACAAATTGAAGGCACTGCCTAAAAAGATGCAAACCCTGCTCCCATCACTGGCAACTTTGATTTTGTGGCATTGCCCAGAACTCAATTCACTTCCAGAAGGGGGTTTGCCATCCAGTTTAAATTCACTTGATATCTGTTTTTGTGACAAACTCACTGCTGGTCACACGTCGTGGGGTTTGCAGGGACTGCCCTCTCTTAGAAGCTTCTGCATCAGGGGTGAATATGAAAATTGGAATTCCTTTCCAGATAGGGGGTTTCTGCCCTCTTCTCTTATATCCCTTGAAATCTGGAATCTTCAACATTTGAAATCTCTGGTTGGTGATGAACTTCAGCATCTTACTGCACTTAAGAAATTGGGTATTGGCTGCTGCCCAAATCTGCAGTGCATGCCAGAAGATGGTCTGCCAACTTCCCTATCTTTTATAAAAGTCCAGAAATGTCCAATGCTGAAAAACCTGTGCCCCAAGATAAAGGGTATACCCCTCATAAAAATTGACAAAGAAGTGATCTCACAAGGTGAAAGTCTGTGGTAG